The region GTGATCTCGCAGGTGCCCAGCTCTCTCCCGTATCCCTTTTAATAtggcgctggcgacaggggacccaaaacctgagttggtttttgggcgcccccgatcagggcgcgttagttctgatcgaggctcacgtacgttggtacgtggaccccttcacttatcgttatccctttatctttttttttctcttcttctgttagactaatagatctaactggcctatttaagccgtcagatcaaaaccaacaTCAACTACTACGGGTGCCTGGTGTTCTCGTACTGCAAGGCCACCGTCTTTCTCGCGTCCCTATCCATCATCGCGATGCTGGTGAACAGGAAGCTCCCCTCAGCGAGAGGCCTACGGTGGCACGCGCTGCGGTTGTCCGTGATCCTTGACGTGATCGGCCTCACTGGCGCCTTCGCCACCGGGGGCTACAGTAAGATATCGGCGATCGATGTCCTCGTTCTGCTCTTGCCAGTTTTACTCTGCATCGCATTCCAAGTTACACTGCCCATCTCCGGAACGGCGCGAGGCCTGGTGCAGACACTGGCAGCCAACCTCGGAGCGGCGGAAGAGGAGGATGGCTCCGAGGACGAGTTGGAGTTCAGCTTCAGCATAGGGGGTGGGACGAACGAGGAACCCTTCGGAGTGTAGATCTCCTCTCCGATCCTCGGGGGCGCGCTCACTCTGATCCTCGCCGTCCCTATGGTGTCCATCCTCGCCACTCCAGTGAAGTTGCTCGTGGCAATAATGATCGCCTCAATCTGGGTGCCCCTCTGGCGGAGGTCCTTCACCCCGCTACTCCGGCCGCTATCCAGAGCTCTCCGACGCCGGTGCGCTGTGAACCTCCAAGGTACCACGCCCGCGCCGGCACCGACTGGTTCCTCGACTCCCCGGGAACAACTGGTGTCCGCGCTATGCCATGGACTGTGCAGGGTGATACACGCGCTGTGTTCGGGAACATGGATGTGGATCCTCATCTTGGTGGTATGGGTCCCCTCGCTGAGGCAGAACCTCAAGCTCAAGTTCAAGATCTCCAAGATAACAGCCGTGCTAGGCGTGTTGGTTGTCTGTGCACCGACGACAGCTACGCCCACGACAGGCACGGTCGCGGCTACTGGGGTGAGCAACACGACCAGGACTACGACAGATGCCCCGAGCACGGGCACGGCTACCTCGTCCACCCCAACCACCGCAGCGAGAACGACGTCGAGCAGTAGCACGGGCCACGGGGATGTGCCTCTCGTTGAGCCGAGGCCTAGGAGGAACCGCCGGCCCAACACCCGTCTGTTCGGCCAGGACTGCTGGGTCAACTCATGATCCGTTACTGCCACTCAAAAATATGATGATCCGTTACTGGTAGGTCGACTGGAGCACTAAGTTTTTCTTTATATAGATCAAGTACTTTCTTCCTCGGGCAGAAATTTCAATATTTTGTCGCCTGAATTCATTTGAACATGTTTTGAATTCATTATTTTTACGGGCTGACACTGTAAGGGTTGCTACACTTATCGCATATGGCGTGCTAAATGAGTAGTATCGTTTCCGTCAAGCTATTCCCATTTTTGACGATATATCAGTCACGAAGGCTTGAATAGTACTCCAGTAACAGACACTTCATAGTAAGTCTTTCATAGGCCAGCAGTAGTAGTTACTCACACTTTTTGAAGCATATGCATGCTTACAACACGACCAGTAACTAGGATAACAGGAGGAGATGACTCGTATCTAAGAACTCCTTTGACTTTCCATCAGATCACTGACAGTGACTGTTACAGCCCGTATGCAACGCTGTTGGGAGAGGAGACTGGATCACGCTTTGGCCAAGCGACTGAAGCAGGAAGAGAAAAGGAACGCTGGAGCAACTCTGAACCTCACAAAACTGAAGAAAAGAACACGAGTACCACTTCAGTCGAAGCCACCCCAGGCAGGAGCAGAAGATGAAGATGCTGGACCCCGCAAGTCTGCCAGACCTGACGGGCCGTCCATACGGATATGCCGGGAAGGATGCATGGATCACGACTTAAGGTGGGGCCGAGATGTAAGTGTAACAAGCTCTACGCCTGTAGCATAAACAGGTGCCCTCTGGGATTGAGAGAGGCACCCGGTGGATTGTGGAACTGTATAATAGCCCCGGAAGGGGCGAACCGCTCTCCTCTTTTCGCTGTTGTAATTCCTGATCTGAGATGTAGAGATGAACTGAGCAAGTAGAGCCCTGTGAATGATTCCTGTGATGGTATAGTATGTCTGTAACACTGACGATGTTATCAGACCAGCTGATTTGTTGGGCAGCCGTATTGTCGGACCAGCTGACATCGAGACAACAGCCCTGGGAGCTGCTGGAGTCCGGACGAAGGAGGAAAATTTTGCAGGCTTGCACGAGGAGAACACGACTGTGTTCCGCCCCATTGCAAGGTTGATGAGGCACACAGGAAGAACAGTGGGGACTCCTTGTACAAGTTGGTTCCAAGACCATTTGATCTGGCCGATCTTCCGCTCTAGTTTGCTACACCTTGTTGGACAGTAAAAGCATCAGTGTGTGTACTGTGTAGTGTGTACCAAGTTAGGTGGTGTATCAGTTAGCCCTTGTTTGTCAACGGATAAAATGGTGTGTTGTGCATTACTTCCGTGgggttgttctttcttttcctagtCCTAGGAAGAAAAAAAGAGTACATAAACATggtaaatattcacaaagaaatatttttgtaagtttgtTGTTCAGAACAGAGAGGCTGATATTATCTGAGATATTCAGTACACTGTTTTGCCCATGCACATCCGCGTGTACAGGCAGAAAACATCATATAACGATATCATAGCGGGGAACACAACCATTTGTAGACAGTAGCGGTCTACTTATTCGCCTTGCGTACTCTGCTTTATTTCAATGAGCACATACAAACTCTAGCAGGATAATTTGCAGCAGACTGCATGTCACTTCACAGCTTTAAGGAAGGAGGAAGAGGTGTCGGCCTTGCTAGCGGACGCTGAAAGAACCATCCCTTATCCTCAGTGAAGCCAGAGGCTGCAGCTGCACCATTCCCAGCCACTGCAGCAATTTATCATGAACAAATATTGGAGCAATCGTCAGAATATGACCGACTTCTATCTCAAACCATTTCCTGAACCATGGAAGGAGATTGAAAATACATAGCAAGAACGAGTCTGTTCAAGTTTGAAGGTCTCGCCCAGGGCAGGAGGCAGATGCATGGGTGAGAACAAGAACAATAGCCAGATATTTTTCAAGAACAGGAATACATCAATTATTACAAAAGAGTTATTTCTGCGTGTTTTTGTTCTTAATTTAACTGTTAAATCATCTCCGTGGGAATATTTAGCTTTGATGTTATTACTATGCACATTTCAGCAAAAGGCCTCTTCATTTACATGACACCAACCCGGCCAAGTATATCTGGAAGACTAGCTTAGTTCTATGGGTGTTCAGGGTATGAAGTCTGAAGTAAAAACAACATGTCAGACAGATCGGCAGCTGTTTTCATAAACCAGCACACTTTCAGTTGATCACATTTTTGAAGCATCCATACTGATTGACAAGAGATGTTTGACTGTCGCTAAACAAAGGAGAAGATGTTCGACAGACATTTTATTCTGATTCGTCTCATTCATGAAACTGACATGAGTACATGCCCTAACAAGTTCTTGCCGAGGCAGTGCAAGGACTCAGACGGGGCGGACGGGACAATGGACGGGTTGAGGCGAAGATGCCCTTCTCCTCAGTGACGCTGGATGCAGTACCATGTCCGACTTGTGCTGCAGCGCAGCAGCATTTTCACAGAGTATAAGTAACTAGCGTGAAAGAGTGGAAGCGAATAGGCAGTATCAGGAAGACGCATGATTAGAACAAATAATATCTGCCCCGAACATTAGTTGAGTTTGAAACTTTGTAACATTACATCCAGTGATATTATGGtttacaaataacaaatactttatCAAAATAAGTTGAACACATGAAAGGAATCGAGACAGGTAACATAACTAAAAGAAATATGTGCATGGCAAGAAATGAGTATGTTTGAGACAGTTTAAAGAGCTCACCAGTGAGAAAGGTGGCATCAAGTGCTCCAGCGTTCTTCAGATCTGTTGGTGTCTCCTGGCCCATCAGGGGAAGTACATGGCCGTGGGAGATAACAAGAACAATGGCCAAGGTCAGGAACACTGTGGATGCCATGTTTTGCTTTCACAGGGGAAATGGTTGAGTGTCCAGATGAAATGAACTTAGCGCCCGCTATATACACAAACACCAATCTGATGGGAGTTTGGCACTCTCCCAAGAAGGTAGTAATATCTTGTAGAGGGGGGCAATAGGCCACCTCACCAGCATACTGGAGAAAATGGGCCGCACTCCATAATTGTGAGTTGTCAGCCCGGCAAGTGTTTGGCAGTCATAATGGAATATCTTGCACGGGACCTTATGCTAGAGATAGGTCTAAATTCCACCTAATATATCATGCTTTATATCAATTTGGTTGAAAGAACATGCAAAAGCTTTATAGCAGTACAATGACCACAGGCCATATGTATCCACTTCCCAACTCACATAATTCAGGCCATCAAATACGCTGGGAGCTTGAGATCTCAGTAAATGCAATTCCTAATATTTTGCGGTGtccggtggaggcggcggtggcgccaTGCAGCTGTCTGGCAGTTGGCCGCCGTGCACCCGGGAACACTTGAGGTCATCTTAGTGTATTCTGAAGAGAATCTCATGCATCAGGAGGTTTCACATAGGCCAATACGGTATATATGGTATGGACGATGGTGCAGACCAGCACCACTGCAGCAGCAACCGTGGCCAAGCCCAACCAAGGGTTTACAAAGTGATTGAGCCACAACCAAGCTATCCACCTATTTATGCGACTCTGGTAATGAACCTCCAGGATCTGACACAGATACTTTAAGTAGTACCTGTCATCAAATCTGAACACGACTTGTTTAGTGATTCTAGTGAAGAGAGCCGACACCTCTTCATCACTATCCATCATATGCACGATGATGCCGCTCTTTACAAACATTGTGGCATCATCAGTTGTAGCTATAACCTGGGACATGAACGTGACGTAAGCACTGAAATCATTGCCAAACTTGGGCTCTGTTTGCTCAAGTGCTATCAGGTTCTTGAAAAGGGGCTCAGTAGTTTCGTCAATAGGCACACAAGGTACTTCTATAACCCCGTTCATGAACCTTATATCGAGGAGAGAATGTCTACTTTGTCCATCCCACTTCCTTCTCTTAAACTGAACTCCTGCTCGATGGTATTCTACTGCTCGACGCCAGGGACTCCAAAGTTTTCCAGCTTGAAAGCAATCCATCTGCTCTAAGTTTTTCTCAACATCAAAAGGGGTATGGCAAGCTGGAATGCATTTGTGTCCAAGATGTAAAAGACGATGAAAAAACCCTTTCATGGGGACACGATACTGGTGCACTTCGTCCATTTTCTCACTAGGTCTGAAGTACATGTGACACAAATGGAGCAAATGATGGAAATGTTTGGGCCTGTTGAATTCTTGTATAGCTTTTGGATAATGACCAATGATGTCCTCTACAAATTCAGCAGTTTTGCTTCGAAGCGATTCAACTGTACCTTGACCTGCAACCAGTCCGTACACGCACTCGACAACGAAAAAGGGTATTTGGTTCTCTAACAATAACACGCCATGCCATGCAGAGCTAGTCAACCAACTTTCAAAGGGGTCAATGTTCTCCATGTTTGCCCTGTGGTTCACATCCTCCACTCCAATGTTTCTCCCTTCTTGATTCGCTTCCAACATGCTCATTTCCAGCTCCATGGCATATCCATGGTCCCTATTTGTACTGCATCCAACTCCGCAGGCTGGCTCTTTTAAATTTGTGACTGCTTCTCCTATGATATTTCCTCCCTCTACTGCCTTTTGGTTGGAGCTTTGCTCCAAAATTCTTGAATTTGATACTCTGGTGCCAGCATTTTCGTCAATATTCATCAGTAGAAAGCATGCATCCAGCAAAAGCATCTGTACAAACCGCTTCCTCTCCATTTCTATTACCTCAGAGTAACATTTCCTAGCTTGTTTCTCCACTCCAGCAATTGCTTTTATGTGTTCATTCAAAGTTCTTTCACAGTTTATTTTCAATACCCTGTCTAAATGCTCCCATTTGCTCTTCTCCATGGCTTGAAGGTGTTGAGATCCATGGTTATAAGGGCCAAAAGATGCAACAATTGGTTCATAGGCAATACGATCAATCTCACGAATGTGTTGTGGTACTCTATAGATAGGACTTGTTTTGGTACCAGCGTCAGGTGGATCTTGCATTGACCAGAAGGAATTTACTTCTCTTGACATGGAATTGACCATCTTATCCATGTCTATGGTTTTGGATGTAGAACTTACAGCAAATGCCATTGTTCTTACAGATGCCAATCAGCCCTGAGAGAGTTCAACAGACCCGCATGCTTTTTCTCCAGCAGCAGTATATCACCTATGACGGAGAACAATTGAAACTACTGAGCAGCATTAACATAGATTAGAGATATTAATTTCATTTAATCCCAATATTGTTAACTGAATTTGCATGTGAGGAACACATGGGCGGAGAA is a window of Triticum dicoccoides isolate Atlit2015 ecotype Zavitan chromosome 2B, WEW_v2.0, whole genome shotgun sequence DNA encoding:
- the LOC119366095 gene encoding uncharacterized protein LOC119366095, with the translated sequence MAFAVSSTSKTIDMDKMVNSMSREVNSFWSMQDPPDAGTKTSPIYRVPQHIREIDRIAYEPIVASFGPYNHGSQHLQAMEKSKWEHLDRVLKINCERTLNEHIKAIAGVEKQARKCYSEVIEMERKRFVQMLLLDACFLLMNIDENAGTRVSNSRILEQSSNQKAVEGGNIIGEAVTNLKEPACGVGCSTNRDHGYAMELEMSMLEANQEGRNIGVEDVNHRANMENIDPFESWLTSSAWHGVLLLENQIPFFVVECVYGLVAGQGTVESLRSKTAEFVEDIIGHYPKAIQEFNRPKHFHHLLHLCHMYFRPSEKMDEVHQYRVPMKGFFHRLLHLGHKCIPACHTPFDVEKNLEQMDCFQAGKLWSPWRRAVEYHRAGVQFKRRKWDGQSRHSLLDIRFMNGVIEVPCVPIDETTEPLFKNLIALEQTEPKFGNDFSAYVTFMSQVIATTDDATMFVKSGIIVHMMDSDEEVSALFTRITKQVVFRFDDRYYLKYLCQILEVHYQSRINRWIAWLWLNHFVNPWLGLATVAAAVVLVCTIVHTIYTVLAYVKPPDA